One window of Medicago truncatula cultivar Jemalong A17 chromosome 2, MtrunA17r5.0-ANR, whole genome shotgun sequence genomic DNA carries:
- the LOC11432519 gene encoding protein LURP-one-related 12, producing MSLCMDSDSAAKKMKEELVVQEGYIFKEEIHYTVLKTTLFFAGDGFTVYDCNGQVAFRVDSYGPDSRDLHELILMDPQGRCLLTVHRKRPSLHQRWEGFKGEKMEGDKPTFSVKRSSMIGRPRAGVTVEVYDNPGEEYHIEGCFSQRGCKVFNAMKEIVAEIYRKVDPTTGNTLGKEVFSLCVKPGFDAAFAMGFILVLDHISGDDSLDDDATAESSVHPTTED from the exons ATGTCCCTTTGTATGGATTCTGACTCAGCCGCAAAAAAGATGAAAGAAGAGTTAGTGGTGCAAGAAGGATACATCTTCAAAGAAGAGATTCATTACACAGTTCTTAAAACCACTCTTTTCTTTGCCGGTGATGGTTTCACCGTCTATGATTGCAACGGTCAAGTCGCCTTCCGTGTCGACTCATATGGACCTGATTCTCGTGACCTACATGAGCTGATTCTCATGGATCCCCAAGGCCGTTGCCTCCTCACCGTTCACCGGAAG AGGCCGAGTCTGCATCAACGGTGGGAAGGCTTTAAAGGTGAAAAAATGGAAGGTGATAAACCAACCTTCAGCGTGAAGAGATCATCAATGATCGGACGACCACGTGCGGGAGTGACAGTGGAGGTGTACGATAACCCAGGTGAGGAGTACCATATCGAAGGGTGTTTCTCTCAACGTGGTTGCAAAGTTTTTAACGCGATGAAGGAAATTGTGGCTGAGATTTATCGTAAAGTGGACCCCACTACAGGTAATACGCTTGGGAAGGAAGTGTTCTCTCTTTGTGTTAAGCCTGGTTTTGATGCTGCTTTTGCAATGGGATTTATTCTCGTCCTTGATCATATCAGCGGTGATGATTCCCTTGATGATGATGCAACTGCGGAGTCTTCTGTGCATCCTACCACAGAAGATTAA